The following coding sequences lie in one Pelecanus crispus isolate bPelCri1 chromosome 27, bPelCri1.pri, whole genome shotgun sequence genomic window:
- the AKAP8 gene encoding A-kinase anchor protein 8 isoform X1, giving the protein MNITRPTSRRAKRQRICTELESEELYSIESGGYGTWNTGATNTQGTYATNATSWQGYEGYDYYNTQTTAANTAATYNYAAAAATSSSWETPKTSDLSMNADVGAAMPVASYGAEASANENSDSIIAKINQRLDMLSKEGSGGTGEGMEDQESSFRFESFESYDSRSSMNDRDVYRSGYDYGDVGTDRNDSFGSQFDNRRDQSRNRGNNYGLIRGRGQNRVQNRGRLNAFNRTDHFMPSSSSERLSARWNELNYMGGRGMGGAGSNRLPSLFSQALVPDYGDYGDYGDYGDYGDYGDYGDYGDYGDYGDYGDYDYGMMGMSGMGMGRYGNMPYGMGRQRNRDRMGTVPWHMNALMPKRRGFRNRSGGRSDGEGGRKRKQSQSGDEPDSKQAKTDSEGDDTENADEGEGEEKSGDEADKASGDGCEDDDEEVKKKREKQRRRDRMRDRAMDRIQFACSVCKFRSFEEEEIQKHLQSKFHKETLRYIGTKLPDKTVEFLQEYIVNRNKKIEKRRQELTEKEGTKQKPDPFKGIGQEHFFKKIEAAHCMACDMLIPAQNHLLQRHLRSADHNRNRRMAAEQFKKTSLHVAKSVLNNKHIVKMLEKYLKGEDPFTDEIADQDVDEALEGGDGAGEGATETAAVEVAQEGGGGGIGEATEAAEASEEFSKPEEFLKNLGEQDQPPKPLLMPPFLQDDELEAEEMASEATSEATAAVTSEAAAPAESLEEPPAVPENPQEAAVSPQNGTEGWAGKEEEEEEEKGREAAAAAGCGEEEEEEEAPPAAAEPQPE; this is encoded by the exons GTTATGGCACCTGGAATACTGGGGCCACCAACACTCAAG GTACCTACGCCACGAACGCGACGAGTTGGCAAG GCTATGAAGGCTACGACTACTACAACACCCAAACCACCGCCGCGAACACAGCGGCCACGTACAACTACGCCGCAGCTGctgccacctccagcagctgggaaacACCCAAAACTTCGGATCTGAGCATGAACGCCGACGTCGGCGCCGCCATGCCCGTCGCCTCGTACGGTGCCGAGGCTTCGGCGAACGAGAACTCGGATTCCATCATAGCCAAAATCAACCAGCGTTTGGATATGCTGTCGAAGGAGGGCAGCGGCGGGACCGGGGAGGGGATGGAAGACCAGGAGAG CTCTTTCAGATTCGAGTCTTTCGAATCGTACGACTCGAGGTCTTCGATGAACGACCGCGACGTGTACCGATCCGGCTACGATTATGGCGACGTCGGAACCGATCGGAATGATTCCTTCGGGAGCCAGTTCGATAACCGCAGGGATCAATCTCGTAACCGAGGAAACAACTACGGCCTCATCCGAGGACGGGGTCAAAACCGCGTTCAAAATCGAGGGCGCCTAAACGCTTTCAACCGCACCGACCACTTCATGCCCTCCTCCAGCTCCGAGCGCCTCTCAGCTCGTTGGAACGAGTTGAACTACATGGGTGGGCGTGGGATGGGGGGGGCCGGATCCAACAGGctcccttccctcttttcccaaGCCCTCGTTCCCGACTACGGCGACTACGGTGACTACGGCGATTACGGCGACTACGGTGACTATGGGGATTACGGTGATTATGGCGACTACGGAGATTATGGTGACTACGGAGACTATGACTATGGCATGATGGGGATGTCGGGCATGGGAATGGGACGGTATGGGAATATGCCGTATGGAATGGGGAGGCAACGAAACAGAGACAGGATGGGTACGGTGCCCTGGCACATGAACGCGCTCATG CCCAAGAGAAGAGGTTTCCGAAACCGGTCAGGAGGGCGATCGGATGGCGAGGGAGGACGCAAGCGAAAACAGTCGCAAAGCGGAGACGAGCCGGACAGCAAGCAGGCGAAGACCGACAGCGAAGGAGACGACACCGAGAACG caGATGAGGGCGAAGGAGAGGAAAAGTCGGGAGACGAAGCTGACAAAG CATCTGGAGATGGCTGTGAAGATGACGACGAAGAGgtgaaaaagaagagggagaagcagcGGAGAAGAGATAGGATGCGCGATCGTGCTATGGACAG AATCCAGTTTGCCTGTTCCGTCTGCAAGTTCCGCAGTTTTGAGGAAGAGGAGATCCAGAAACACCTCCAGAGCAAGTTTCACAAAGAGACTTTACGCTACATCGGTACCAAACTCCCGGATAAAACGGTCGAGTTCCTGCAG GAGTACATCGTCAACAGGAATAAGAAAATTGAGAAGCGGCGCCAGGAGCTGACCGAGAAGGAGGGCACAAAACAGAAGCCGGATCCTTTTAAGG GTATTGGGCAGGAGCACTTCTTCAAGAAGATCGAGGCGGCTCACTGCATGGCGTGCGACATGTTAATTCCTGCGCAGAACCACCTTCTCCAGAGGCACCTGCGGTCTGCCGATCACAACAGAAACCGCAGG ATGGCCGCGGAGCAGTTCAAGAAAACCAGCTTACACGTCGCCAAGAGCGTCCTGAATAACAAACACATCGTAAAGATGCTGGAAAAATACCTCAAG GGAGAAGATCCTTTTACGGATGAAATCGCGGATCAGGACGTGGATGAAGCTTTGGAAGGTGGAGACGGTGCCGGGGAAGGAGCGACCGAAACCGCCGCCGTCGAGGTTGcccaggaaggaggaggaggaggaatcgGGGAAGCTACGGAAGCGGCAGAAGCTTCCGAAGAGTTTTCCAAACCTGAGgaatttcttaaaaatctgGGGGAGCAAGACCAGCCCCCCAAACCGCTGTTGATGCCCCCGTTCCTGCAAGACGACGAGCTGGAAGCGGAGGAGATGGCGTCGGAGGCGACGTCGGAAGCGACGGCTGCGGTGACTTCGGAAGCGGCGGCGCCTGCAGAAAGCCTGGAAGAGCCACCTGCGGTGCCCGAAAATCCCCAAGAAGCGGCGGTTTCGCCCCAAAATGGAACTGAGGGTTGGGCAggcaaagaggaggaggaagaggaggaaaaggggagggaggcagcggCTGCGGCCGGCTGcggcgaggaagaggaggaggaagaggctcCACCAGCGGCTGCGGAGCCGCAGCCGGAATAA
- the AKAP8 gene encoding A-kinase anchor protein 8 isoform X3 — protein MEQGYGGYGTWNTGATNTQGTYATNATSWQGYEGYDYYNTQTTAANTAATYNYAAAAATSSSWETPKTSDLSMNADVGAAMPVASYGAEASANENSDSIIAKINQRLDMLSKEGSGGTGEGMEDQESSFRFESFESYDSRSSMNDRDVYRSGYDYGDVGTDRNDSFGSQFDNRRDQSRNRGNNYGLIRGRGQNRVQNRGRLNAFNRTDHFMPSSSSERLSARWNELNYMGGRGMGGAGSNRLPSLFSQALVPDYGDYGDYGDYGDYGDYGDYGDYGDYGDYGDYGDYDYGMMGMSGMGMGRYGNMPYGMGRQRNRDRMGTVPWHMNALMPKRRGFRNRSGGRSDGEGGRKRKQSQSGDEPDSKQAKTDSEGDDTENDEGEGEEKSGDEADKGENGNWGDLEEASGDGCEDDDEEVKKKREKQRRRDRMRDRAMDRIQFACSVCKFRSFEEEEIQKHLQSKFHKETLRYIGTKLPDKTVEFLQEYIVNRNKKIEKRRQELTEKEGTKQKPDPFKGIGQEHFFKKIEAAHCMACDMLIPAQNHLLQRHLRSADHNRNRRMAAEQFKKTSLHVAKSVLNNKHIVKMLEKYLKGEDPFTDEIADQDVDEALEGGDGAGEGATETAAVEVAQEGGGGGIGEATEAAEASEEFSKPEEFLKNLGEQDQPPKPLLMPPFLQDDELEAEEMASEATSEATAAVTSEAAAPAESLEEPPAVPENPQEAAVSPQNGTEGWAGKEEEEEEEKGREAAAAAGCGEEEEEEEAPPAAAEPQPE, from the exons GTTATGGCACCTGGAATACTGGGGCCACCAACACTCAAG GTACCTACGCCACGAACGCGACGAGTTGGCAAG GCTATGAAGGCTACGACTACTACAACACCCAAACCACCGCCGCGAACACAGCGGCCACGTACAACTACGCCGCAGCTGctgccacctccagcagctgggaaacACCCAAAACTTCGGATCTGAGCATGAACGCCGACGTCGGCGCCGCCATGCCCGTCGCCTCGTACGGTGCCGAGGCTTCGGCGAACGAGAACTCGGATTCCATCATAGCCAAAATCAACCAGCGTTTGGATATGCTGTCGAAGGAGGGCAGCGGCGGGACCGGGGAGGGGATGGAAGACCAGGAGAG CTCTTTCAGATTCGAGTCTTTCGAATCGTACGACTCGAGGTCTTCGATGAACGACCGCGACGTGTACCGATCCGGCTACGATTATGGCGACGTCGGAACCGATCGGAATGATTCCTTCGGGAGCCAGTTCGATAACCGCAGGGATCAATCTCGTAACCGAGGAAACAACTACGGCCTCATCCGAGGACGGGGTCAAAACCGCGTTCAAAATCGAGGGCGCCTAAACGCTTTCAACCGCACCGACCACTTCATGCCCTCCTCCAGCTCCGAGCGCCTCTCAGCTCGTTGGAACGAGTTGAACTACATGGGTGGGCGTGGGATGGGGGGGGCCGGATCCAACAGGctcccttccctcttttcccaaGCCCTCGTTCCCGACTACGGCGACTACGGTGACTACGGCGATTACGGCGACTACGGTGACTATGGGGATTACGGTGATTATGGCGACTACGGAGATTATGGTGACTACGGAGACTATGACTATGGCATGATGGGGATGTCGGGCATGGGAATGGGACGGTATGGGAATATGCCGTATGGAATGGGGAGGCAACGAAACAGAGACAGGATGGGTACGGTGCCCTGGCACATGAACGCGCTCATG CCCAAGAGAAGAGGTTTCCGAAACCGGTCAGGAGGGCGATCGGATGGCGAGGGAGGACGCAAGCGAAAACAGTCGCAAAGCGGAGACGAGCCGGACAGCAAGCAGGCGAAGACCGACAGCGAAGGAGACGACACCGAGAACG ATGAGGGCGAAGGAGAGGAAAAGTCGGGAGACGAAGCTGACAAAGGT gaGAACGGGAATTGGGGCGATTTGGAGGAAG CATCTGGAGATGGCTGTGAAGATGACGACGAAGAGgtgaaaaagaagagggagaagcagcGGAGAAGAGATAGGATGCGCGATCGTGCTATGGACAG AATCCAGTTTGCCTGTTCCGTCTGCAAGTTCCGCAGTTTTGAGGAAGAGGAGATCCAGAAACACCTCCAGAGCAAGTTTCACAAAGAGACTTTACGCTACATCGGTACCAAACTCCCGGATAAAACGGTCGAGTTCCTGCAG GAGTACATCGTCAACAGGAATAAGAAAATTGAGAAGCGGCGCCAGGAGCTGACCGAGAAGGAGGGCACAAAACAGAAGCCGGATCCTTTTAAGG GTATTGGGCAGGAGCACTTCTTCAAGAAGATCGAGGCGGCTCACTGCATGGCGTGCGACATGTTAATTCCTGCGCAGAACCACCTTCTCCAGAGGCACCTGCGGTCTGCCGATCACAACAGAAACCGCAGG ATGGCCGCGGAGCAGTTCAAGAAAACCAGCTTACACGTCGCCAAGAGCGTCCTGAATAACAAACACATCGTAAAGATGCTGGAAAAATACCTCAAG GGAGAAGATCCTTTTACGGATGAAATCGCGGATCAGGACGTGGATGAAGCTTTGGAAGGTGGAGACGGTGCCGGGGAAGGAGCGACCGAAACCGCCGCCGTCGAGGTTGcccaggaaggaggaggaggaggaatcgGGGAAGCTACGGAAGCGGCAGAAGCTTCCGAAGAGTTTTCCAAACCTGAGgaatttcttaaaaatctgGGGGAGCAAGACCAGCCCCCCAAACCGCTGTTGATGCCCCCGTTCCTGCAAGACGACGAGCTGGAAGCGGAGGAGATGGCGTCGGAGGCGACGTCGGAAGCGACGGCTGCGGTGACTTCGGAAGCGGCGGCGCCTGCAGAAAGCCTGGAAGAGCCACCTGCGGTGCCCGAAAATCCCCAAGAAGCGGCGGTTTCGCCCCAAAATGGAACTGAGGGTTGGGCAggcaaagaggaggaggaagaggaggaaaaggggagggaggcagcggCTGCGGCCGGCTGcggcgaggaagaggaggaggaagaggctcCACCAGCGGCTGCGGAGCCGCAGCCGGAATAA
- the AKAP8 gene encoding A-kinase anchor protein 8 isoform X2 — protein sequence MEQGYGGYGTWNTGATNTQGTYATNATSWQGYEGYDYYNTQTTAANTAATYNYAAAAATSSSWETPKTSDLSMNADVGAAMPVASYGAEASANENSDSIIAKINQRLDMLSKEGSGGTGEGMEDQESSFRFESFESYDSRSSMNDRDVYRSGYDYGDVGTDRNDSFGSQFDNRRDQSRNRGNNYGLIRGRGQNRVQNRGRLNAFNRTDHFMPSSSSERLSARWNELNYMGGRGMGGAGSNRLPSLFSQALVPDYGDYGDYGDYGDYGDYGDYGDYGDYGDYGDYGDYDYGMMGMSGMGMGRYGNMPYGMGRQRNRDRMGTVPWHMNALMPKRRGFRNRSGGRSDGEGGRKRKQSQSGDEPDSKQAKTDSEGDDTENADEGEGEEKSGDEADKGENGNWGDLEEASGDGCEDDDEEVKKKREKQRRRDRMRDRAMDRIQFACSVCKFRSFEEEEIQKHLQSKFHKETLRYIGTKLPDKTVEFLQEYIVNRNKKIEKRRQELTEKEGTKQKPDPFKGIGQEHFFKKIEAAHCMACDMLIPAQNHLLQRHLRSADHNRNRRMAAEQFKKTSLHVAKSVLNNKHIVKMLEKYLKGEDPFTDEIADQDVDEALEGGDGAGEGATETAAVEVAQEGGGGGIGEATEAAEASEEFSKPEEFLKNLGEQDQPPKPLLMPPFLQDDELEAEEMASEATSEATAAVTSEAAAPAESLEEPPAVPENPQEAAVSPQNGTEGWAGKEEEEEEEKGREAAAAAGCGEEEEEEEAPPAAAEPQPE from the exons GTTATGGCACCTGGAATACTGGGGCCACCAACACTCAAG GTACCTACGCCACGAACGCGACGAGTTGGCAAG GCTATGAAGGCTACGACTACTACAACACCCAAACCACCGCCGCGAACACAGCGGCCACGTACAACTACGCCGCAGCTGctgccacctccagcagctgggaaacACCCAAAACTTCGGATCTGAGCATGAACGCCGACGTCGGCGCCGCCATGCCCGTCGCCTCGTACGGTGCCGAGGCTTCGGCGAACGAGAACTCGGATTCCATCATAGCCAAAATCAACCAGCGTTTGGATATGCTGTCGAAGGAGGGCAGCGGCGGGACCGGGGAGGGGATGGAAGACCAGGAGAG CTCTTTCAGATTCGAGTCTTTCGAATCGTACGACTCGAGGTCTTCGATGAACGACCGCGACGTGTACCGATCCGGCTACGATTATGGCGACGTCGGAACCGATCGGAATGATTCCTTCGGGAGCCAGTTCGATAACCGCAGGGATCAATCTCGTAACCGAGGAAACAACTACGGCCTCATCCGAGGACGGGGTCAAAACCGCGTTCAAAATCGAGGGCGCCTAAACGCTTTCAACCGCACCGACCACTTCATGCCCTCCTCCAGCTCCGAGCGCCTCTCAGCTCGTTGGAACGAGTTGAACTACATGGGTGGGCGTGGGATGGGGGGGGCCGGATCCAACAGGctcccttccctcttttcccaaGCCCTCGTTCCCGACTACGGCGACTACGGTGACTACGGCGATTACGGCGACTACGGTGACTATGGGGATTACGGTGATTATGGCGACTACGGAGATTATGGTGACTACGGAGACTATGACTATGGCATGATGGGGATGTCGGGCATGGGAATGGGACGGTATGGGAATATGCCGTATGGAATGGGGAGGCAACGAAACAGAGACAGGATGGGTACGGTGCCCTGGCACATGAACGCGCTCATG CCCAAGAGAAGAGGTTTCCGAAACCGGTCAGGAGGGCGATCGGATGGCGAGGGAGGACGCAAGCGAAAACAGTCGCAAAGCGGAGACGAGCCGGACAGCAAGCAGGCGAAGACCGACAGCGAAGGAGACGACACCGAGAACG caGATGAGGGCGAAGGAGAGGAAAAGTCGGGAGACGAAGCTGACAAAGGT gaGAACGGGAATTGGGGCGATTTGGAGGAAG CATCTGGAGATGGCTGTGAAGATGACGACGAAGAGgtgaaaaagaagagggagaagcagcGGAGAAGAGATAGGATGCGCGATCGTGCTATGGACAG AATCCAGTTTGCCTGTTCCGTCTGCAAGTTCCGCAGTTTTGAGGAAGAGGAGATCCAGAAACACCTCCAGAGCAAGTTTCACAAAGAGACTTTACGCTACATCGGTACCAAACTCCCGGATAAAACGGTCGAGTTCCTGCAG GAGTACATCGTCAACAGGAATAAGAAAATTGAGAAGCGGCGCCAGGAGCTGACCGAGAAGGAGGGCACAAAACAGAAGCCGGATCCTTTTAAGG GTATTGGGCAGGAGCACTTCTTCAAGAAGATCGAGGCGGCTCACTGCATGGCGTGCGACATGTTAATTCCTGCGCAGAACCACCTTCTCCAGAGGCACCTGCGGTCTGCCGATCACAACAGAAACCGCAGG ATGGCCGCGGAGCAGTTCAAGAAAACCAGCTTACACGTCGCCAAGAGCGTCCTGAATAACAAACACATCGTAAAGATGCTGGAAAAATACCTCAAG GGAGAAGATCCTTTTACGGATGAAATCGCGGATCAGGACGTGGATGAAGCTTTGGAAGGTGGAGACGGTGCCGGGGAAGGAGCGACCGAAACCGCCGCCGTCGAGGTTGcccaggaaggaggaggaggaggaatcgGGGAAGCTACGGAAGCGGCAGAAGCTTCCGAAGAGTTTTCCAAACCTGAGgaatttcttaaaaatctgGGGGAGCAAGACCAGCCCCCCAAACCGCTGTTGATGCCCCCGTTCCTGCAAGACGACGAGCTGGAAGCGGAGGAGATGGCGTCGGAGGCGACGTCGGAAGCGACGGCTGCGGTGACTTCGGAAGCGGCGGCGCCTGCAGAAAGCCTGGAAGAGCCACCTGCGGTGCCCGAAAATCCCCAAGAAGCGGCGGTTTCGCCCCAAAATGGAACTGAGGGTTGGGCAggcaaagaggaggaggaagaggaggaaaaggggagggaggcagcggCTGCGGCCGGCTGcggcgaggaagaggaggaggaagaggctcCACCAGCGGCTGCGGAGCCGCAGCCGGAATAA